One region of Pyramidobacter sp. YE332 genomic DNA includes:
- the ssb gene encoding single-stranded DNA-binding protein, protein MRGYNRAIIMGNVARDPEIRYTATQRAVASFSVAVNRSWKDQNGEMREEVCFIPVVVWGKGAEVCERYLKKGGGILVEGRINVRSYEAKTGEKRYVTEIVADNFQFVGGRRDDSGGSAPYGGQDGGGSFQSQGGGSYQSARGSAPRSYRDAAPSQNDGGFGANDSFPMDISELDSGAASVAPPEDEADIPF, encoded by the coding sequence ATGCGAGGGTATAACAGAGCTATTATCATGGGCAACGTGGCCCGCGATCCGGAGATCCGTTACACCGCCACGCAGCGCGCCGTGGCGTCGTTTTCCGTGGCCGTCAACCGCAGCTGGAAAGACCAGAACGGCGAAATGCGCGAGGAAGTCTGCTTTATCCCCGTCGTCGTCTGGGGCAAAGGTGCCGAAGTCTGCGAACGCTACCTGAAAAAGGGCGGCGGCATCCTGGTGGAGGGACGCATCAACGTGCGTTCCTACGAGGCGAAGACCGGCGAGAAACGCTACGTCACCGAGATCGTGGCCGACAACTTCCAGTTCGTGGGCGGACGCCGCGACGACAGCGGCGGATCTGCGCCTTACGGAGGGCAGGACGGCGGCGGTTCTTTCCAGAGCCAGGGCGGCGGTTCCTATCAGTCGGCCCGCGGCAGCGCGCCGAGAAGTTACCGCGATGCCGCGCCGTCGCAAAACGACGGCGGCTTCGGCGCCAACGACAGTTTCCCCATGGATATCTCCGAGCTCGATTCGGGCGCGGCCAGCGTTGCGCCGCCCGAGGACGAAGCCGACATTCCCTTTTAA
- the rpsR gene encoding 30S ribosomal protein S18 — MPFSGPMRKRGGKRRPKVCFFCVDKLDEVDYKDVERLKKYVSERGKIIPRRVTGNCAKHQRQLTVAVKRARFMALLPYTAE; from the coding sequence ATGCCCTTTTCCGGTCCGATGAGAAAGAGAGGCGGCAAGCGCCGTCCGAAGGTTTGCTTTTTCTGCGTTGACAAGCTCGACGAGGTGGATTACAAGGATGTGGAGCGCCTGAAGAAGTACGTCAGCGAGCGCGGCAAGATCATTCCCCGCCGCGTCACGGGCAACTGCGCCAAGCATCAGCGTCAGCTGACGGTCGCCGTGAAGCGCGCTCGTTTCATGGCCCTTCTGCCCTATACCGCCGAGTAA
- a CDS encoding YybS family protein → MTQARGLVESALLTGLSVILYVGADIPVLGLLLALLSPVPLVILEMRHDLRLGFASLIVGSALVLLWGGPIAALSYALGFALMGLSMGRIIELKRSAVEILGWSSLVSLGCKLIMAVLLFYVTGLNPMNLDMSGAQQMMDMMLKLPVGAELSAAVRAQLEATMKIMPLIVPAVLILVAVIDSAACYWITGHVLGRLDRVELPKLPPFSRWRFPSSLMWAFLVGLLCTWAGASYPAQAGFLIRVGLNLDLLVRTLFLIQGMSLAAWYMDRRGLPRIVRNVVLVTLAVVPFLSQLATFAGIIDMCWNIRYRFGGDRS, encoded by the coding sequence ATGACACAGGCGCGCGGCCTGGTGGAATCGGCGCTCCTCACGGGGCTGTCGGTCATTCTGTACGTTGGGGCGGACATCCCCGTTCTGGGGCTGCTCCTGGCTTTGCTCAGCCCGGTCCCCCTGGTGATCCTGGAAATGCGCCACGACCTGCGGCTCGGTTTTGCGTCGCTGATCGTCGGCTCCGCGCTGGTGCTGCTTTGGGGCGGCCCGATCGCCGCGCTGTCCTACGCGCTCGGCTTCGCCCTGATGGGGCTGAGCATGGGGCGCATCATCGAGCTGAAGCGGTCCGCCGTCGAGATCCTGGGCTGGAGCTCGCTCGTCTCGCTGGGCTGCAAGCTGATCATGGCCGTCCTCCTCTTTTACGTCACCGGGCTCAACCCGATGAACCTCGACATGAGCGGCGCCCAGCAGATGATGGACATGATGCTGAAGCTGCCCGTCGGCGCCGAACTGTCGGCCGCCGTCAGAGCGCAGCTCGAAGCGACCATGAAGATCATGCCGCTGATCGTCCCCGCCGTTCTCATCCTCGTGGCCGTGATCGACAGCGCCGCCTGCTACTGGATCACCGGGCACGTGCTCGGGCGTCTCGACCGCGTCGAACTGCCCAAGCTGCCGCCCTTCAGCCGCTGGCGTTTCCCCTCCAGCCTGATGTGGGCTTTCCTCGTCGGGCTGCTGTGCACGTGGGCCGGCGCGAGCTATCCGGCGCAGGCGGGCTTTCTCATCCGCGTCGGGCTCAATCTCGATCTGCTCGTGCGCACGCTGTTCCTGATTCAGGGCATGTCCCTGGCGGCGTGGTACATGGACCGCCGCGGCCTGCCCCGCATCGTCCGCAACGTCGTACTCGTGACGCTTGCGGTCGTCCCGTTCCTGTCGCAGCTCGCGACTTTCGCGGGGATTATCGACATGTGCTGGAATATAAGATATCGTTTTGGAGGCGATCGTTCATGA
- the rplI gene encoding 50S ribosomal protein L9, with protein sequence MKVILKEDVRKLGKKDAVVEVSDGYARNFLFPRALAVEGTAQNVNILKDKTAAAERRDSRLTAEAEAVKSKIAGKVVKMSVGAGEGGRLFGSVTAAQVAEALEAQYGVKLDKKNVKIDGAVKALGAYALTLKLYPGVECAMTLSVEGQQ encoded by the coding sequence ATGAAAGTCATTCTCAAGGAAGATGTGCGCAAGCTCGGCAAAAAGGACGCCGTCGTCGAAGTTTCCGACGGCTATGCCCGCAATTTCCTGTTCCCGCGCGCCCTCGCCGTGGAGGGCACCGCGCAGAACGTCAACATCCTCAAGGACAAGACCGCCGCGGCCGAGCGCCGCGACTCGAGGCTCACTGCCGAAGCCGAAGCCGTGAAATCGAAGATCGCCGGCAAGGTCGTCAAAATGAGCGTCGGCGCCGGCGAGGGCGGACGCCTGTTCGGCAGCGTCACCGCCGCGCAGGTCGCCGAAGCTTTGGAAGCTCAGTACGGCGTGAAGCTCGACAAGAAAAACGTCAAGATCGACGGCGCCGTCAAGGCGCTGGGGGCTTATGCGCTGACGCTGAAGCTCTATCCGGGCGTCGAGTGCGCCATGACGCTGTCCGTGGAAGGGCAGCAGTAG
- the dnaB gene encoding replicative DNA helicase — protein MPDEIFDRLPPSNLDAERAVLGACLLDREALVDVTEFLSPEDFYDLNYRDVFNVIADMVKTSRPVDMLTLSAELQNRGLLEKLGGQAFLAAVIDSVPTAANAAYHARIVRDKAIHRRLISAGNAIVRMGYDESKDLSELLEDAERFVFEVSRQRNEANFKSLRDVMPSTFNKIEEAFNREDTGITGITSGFIGIDRLTSGLQRGALNIIAARPSMGKTALAMNIARNVAVKAQLPVLVFSLEMGAEQLALRLLGAEARMNLQELVNGSFARGDWKDLQDAASILIEAPLYIDDSSILSTIELKARARRFKAKHGELGLIVVDYLQLMSASRAMDSKQNEVAEISRGLKAIARELEVPVIALSQLSRAVESRNEKTPQLSDLRDSGAIEQDADLVALLYRESYYAKDPEGRSDNSASLDIAKNRNGPTDKVRLVFLREYTRFEDMAYGR, from the coding sequence GTGCCTGACGAGATCTTCGACCGCCTGCCGCCGAGCAATCTCGACGCCGAACGGGCGGTCCTCGGCGCCTGCCTGCTCGACCGCGAGGCGCTGGTCGACGTCACCGAGTTCCTGTCGCCGGAGGATTTTTACGACCTGAACTACCGCGACGTCTTCAACGTGATCGCGGACATGGTCAAGACCAGCCGTCCCGTGGACATGCTCACGCTCAGCGCCGAGCTGCAGAACCGCGGCCTGCTGGAGAAACTGGGCGGGCAGGCGTTCCTCGCCGCCGTCATCGACAGCGTGCCCACGGCGGCCAACGCCGCCTACCACGCCCGCATCGTGCGCGACAAAGCCATCCACCGCCGCCTCATCAGCGCCGGCAACGCCATCGTGCGCATGGGCTACGACGAGAGCAAGGACCTCAGCGAACTGCTCGAGGACGCCGAGCGCTTCGTCTTCGAAGTTTCGCGCCAGCGCAACGAGGCCAACTTCAAAAGCCTGCGCGACGTCATGCCTTCCACCTTCAACAAGATCGAAGAAGCCTTCAACCGCGAGGACACCGGCATCACCGGCATCACCAGCGGCTTCATCGGCATCGACCGTCTCACCAGCGGCCTGCAGCGCGGCGCGTTGAACATCATCGCCGCCCGCCCCTCGATGGGAAAGACGGCCCTGGCCATGAACATCGCGCGCAACGTCGCCGTCAAAGCCCAGCTGCCCGTGCTCGTCTTCAGCCTGGAGATGGGGGCCGAGCAGCTGGCCCTGCGTCTGCTCGGCGCCGAAGCGCGCATGAACCTGCAGGAACTGGTCAACGGCTCCTTCGCGCGCGGCGACTGGAAAGATCTTCAGGACGCCGCCTCGATCCTCATCGAAGCGCCGCTGTACATCGACGACAGCTCCATCCTCTCCACGATCGAACTGAAAGCCCGGGCCCGCCGCTTCAAAGCCAAGCACGGCGAACTGGGGCTGATCGTCGTCGATTACCTGCAGCTCATGAGCGCCAGCCGCGCCATGGACAGCAAGCAGAACGAAGTGGCCGAGATCTCCCGCGGGCTCAAAGCCATCGCCCGCGAGCTGGAAGTCCCCGTCATCGCCCTGTCGCAGCTGTCGCGCGCCGTCGAGAGCCGCAACGAAAAGACGCCGCAGCTCTCCGACCTGCGCGATTCCGGCGCCATCGAACAGGACGCCGACCTCGTCGCGCTGCTGTACCGCGAGAGCTATTACGCCAAAGACCCGGAAGGCCGCAGCGACAACTCGGCTTCGCTCGACATCGCCAAGAACCGCAACGGCCCCACCGACAAGGTGAGGCTCGTCTTCCTGCGCGAGTACACGCGCTTCGAAGACATGGCCTACGGCCGCTGA
- a CDS encoding PLP-dependent aminotransferase family protein: MTFDVKKQFSKAALGIRPSPIREMFRLIRRPGMISFAGGMPAPEAFPVEEFYAGASILRDEGRDILQYGATEGYPPLLDFLRAWMAPRLGRAVSRDEILVTAGSSQVCDLLIRATVDRGDYVVTEEPTFLGNSLNMYNQGAKFITVPCDGDGMMVDLLPEKLDRVLAAGGKVRFVYTIPNFHNPSGATLSLARRRRLVEIARRYGLIIMEDDPYGSVRFEGEDLPTLYSLDGEGCVLYAGSFSKILAPGTRVGWCVGPAELIRTLAVFKQGADTSTSIVAQALVFKYCASGALEANLPGIVGHYRRKRDLMEAALRRHLPPGEAEWGTPHGGFFYWITTPRIDASELFERAIARNVAFVVGGPFFPNGGGEHSFRMCFTFATPAQMDAGVKALGEAMRELLPAASR, encoded by the coding sequence GTGACGTTCGACGTGAAAAAGCAGTTCAGCAAGGCCGCGCTCGGCATCCGTCCCTCGCCGATCCGCGAAATGTTCCGGCTGATCCGCCGGCCCGGCATGATCAGTTTCGCCGGCGGCATGCCCGCGCCGGAAGCTTTCCCCGTGGAGGAGTTTTACGCCGGCGCGTCGATCCTGCGCGACGAAGGGCGCGACATCCTCCAGTACGGCGCCACCGAAGGCTATCCGCCGCTGCTGGACTTTCTCCGCGCCTGGATGGCGCCCCGCCTCGGGCGCGCCGTTTCGCGCGACGAGATCCTCGTCACTGCGGGCAGCTCGCAGGTCTGCGATCTGCTGATCCGCGCCACCGTCGACCGCGGCGATTACGTCGTCACCGAGGAGCCGACGTTCCTCGGCAACTCGCTGAACATGTACAATCAGGGGGCGAAGTTCATCACCGTGCCCTGCGACGGCGACGGCATGATGGTCGATCTGCTCCCGGAAAAACTGGACCGGGTCCTCGCCGCCGGGGGCAAGGTGCGTTTCGTTTACACGATCCCCAACTTCCACAATCCTTCGGGCGCGACGCTCTCGCTCGCACGCCGCCGCAGGCTCGTGGAGATCGCCCGCCGCTACGGTCTGATCATCATGGAGGACGACCCGTACGGCAGCGTGCGCTTCGAGGGCGAAGACCTGCCGACGCTCTACTCGCTCGACGGCGAGGGCTGCGTGCTGTACGCCGGCTCGTTCTCCAAGATCCTCGCGCCGGGCACGCGCGTGGGCTGGTGCGTCGGTCCGGCCGAGCTGATCCGCACGCTGGCGGTCTTCAAACAGGGAGCGGACACGAGCACCAGCATCGTGGCGCAGGCGCTGGTCTTCAAGTACTGCGCTTCGGGAGCGCTCGAGGCCAATCTGCCCGGGATCGTCGGCCACTACCGCCGCAAGCGCGACCTCATGGAAGCGGCGCTGCGCAGGCATCTGCCCCCGGGCGAAGCGGAATGGGGCACGCCGCACGGCGGCTTCTTCTACTGGATTACGACGCCGCGCATTGACGCCAGCGAACTGTTCGAAAGGGCGATCGCGCGCAACGTGGCTTTCGTCGTCGGCGGGCCGTTCTTCCCCAACGGCGGCGGCGAGCACAGTTTCAGAATGTGCTTCACTTTCGCCACGCCCGCGCAGATGGACGCCGGCGTCAAAGCCCTCGGCGAAGCGATGCGCGAGCTGCTGCCCGCAGCGTCGCGCTGA